Proteins encoded in a region of the Pseudomonas shahriarae genome:
- a CDS encoding ABC transporter permease, whose product MLNLSPVARRRFERFKQNRRGWWSLWLFIGLFILTLGGELIANDKPLVLSYQDQLYFPVFKRYTEQQFGGQLPFQADYRSDYVQQLIKQDGGWMLFPPIPFSDDTPNYELTRPAPSPPSTVNWLGTDDQSRDVLARVIFGARVSILFALGLTLISAVIGIAAGALQGYYGGWVDLLGQRILEVWSGLPVLYLLIILSGFVEPNFWWLLGIMALFSWLALVDVVRAEFLRGRNLEYVKAARALGLGDAKIIRRHILPNAMTATLSYLPFILTGAISTLSALDFLGFGMPAGSASLGELIAQGKQNLQAPWLGLTAFFTLALILSLLVFIGEALRDAFDPRS is encoded by the coding sequence ATGCTCAATCTGTCTCCCGTGGCCCGTCGCCGCTTCGAACGTTTCAAGCAAAACCGCCGGGGCTGGTGGTCGCTGTGGCTGTTTATCGGCCTGTTTATCCTGACCCTGGGCGGCGAGTTGATCGCCAACGACAAACCCCTGGTGCTCAGCTATCAGGACCAGTTGTATTTCCCGGTGTTCAAGCGCTACACCGAGCAGCAGTTCGGCGGGCAACTGCCATTCCAGGCCGACTACCGCAGTGACTACGTGCAGCAACTGATCAAGCAAGACGGCGGCTGGATGCTGTTCCCGCCGATCCCCTTCAGCGACGACACGCCCAACTACGAGCTGACCCGCCCAGCCCCCAGCCCGCCGTCCACGGTGAACTGGCTGGGCACCGACGACCAGTCCCGCGATGTGCTGGCGCGGGTGATCTTCGGCGCGCGAGTGTCGATCCTGTTCGCCCTCGGCCTGACCCTGATCAGCGCCGTCATCGGCATTGCCGCCGGCGCCTTGCAGGGCTATTACGGCGGCTGGGTCGACCTGCTCGGCCAGCGCATCCTTGAAGTGTGGTCGGGGCTGCCGGTCCTGTACCTGCTGATCATCCTCTCGGGGTTTGTCGAGCCGAACTTCTGGTGGCTGCTGGGGATCATGGCGCTGTTTTCCTGGCTGGCCCTGGTGGATGTGGTGCGTGCCGAGTTCCTGCGCGGGCGCAACCTGGAGTACGTGAAAGCCGCACGCGCCCTGGGCCTGGGCGACGCCAAGATCATTCGCCGGCACATCCTGCCGAACGCGATGACCGCCACCCTGAGCTATCTGCCTTTTATCCTGACCGGGGCGATTTCCACCCTCAGCGCCCTGGACTTTCTCGGCTTCGGCATGCCGGCGGGCAGCGCGTCCCTCGGTGAGTTGATCGCCCAGGGCAAGCAGAACCTGCAAGCACCGTGGCTCGGGCTCACGGCCTTTTTCACCCTGGCGCTGATTCTGTCACTGCTGGTATTTATCGGCGAGGCGCTGCGTGACGCCTTCGACCCACGATCATGA
- a CDS encoding microcin C ABC transporter permease YejB: protein MFAYIVRRLLLIIPTLVIILLVNFVIVQAAPGGPVEQAIAHLQGIGGGGVGGSAGDGVSSGSRASRGLDPKLIKDIEKQYGFDKSAPERLWLMLKNYAQLDFGNSFFRGATVIDLILEKLPVTLSLGLWATLITYLVSIPLGIRKAVRHGSSFDVWSSTAIVIGYAMPAFLFAMFLIVVFAGGSTLNWFPVRGLVSENFEQLSTLGKIADYFWHLVLPVSALVIGGFATLTILTKNSFLNEITRQYVVTARAKGLSERRVLYCHVFRNAMLLVISGIPQAFISVFFAGSLLIEVIFSLDGLGRMSYEAAVSRDYPVVFGSLFIFTLFGLLIKLIGDLCYTLVDPRIDFAARNA, encoded by the coding sequence ATGTTTGCCTATATCGTGCGGCGCCTGCTGCTGATCATCCCGACCCTGGTGATTATCCTGCTGGTGAACTTTGTGATCGTCCAGGCCGCGCCCGGCGGGCCGGTGGAGCAAGCCATCGCCCACTTGCAGGGGATTGGCGGCGGGGGCGTCGGCGGCTCGGCCGGCGACGGCGTCAGCAGTGGCTCCCGCGCCAGTCGCGGCCTTGACCCCAAGCTGATCAAAGACATCGAAAAACAATACGGCTTCGACAAGTCCGCCCCCGAACGCCTGTGGCTGATGCTCAAGAACTATGCCCAGCTGGATTTCGGCAACAGCTTCTTTCGCGGCGCCACGGTGATCGACCTGATCCTGGAAAAGTTGCCGGTGACCCTTTCCCTCGGCCTCTGGGCAACCCTGATCACCTACCTGGTGTCGATCCCCCTGGGGATCCGCAAGGCGGTGCGCCACGGCAGCAGTTTCGATGTATGGAGCAGCACCGCCATCGTCATTGGCTACGCGATGCCGGCCTTCCTGTTTGCGATGTTTTTGATCGTGGTCTTTGCCGGCGGCAGCACCTTGAACTGGTTCCCGGTGCGCGGCCTGGTGTCGGAGAACTTCGAGCAACTGAGCACCCTGGGCAAGATCGCCGATTACTTCTGGCACCTTGTGCTGCCGGTCAGCGCCCTGGTGATCGGTGGTTTCGCCACCTTGACCATCCTCACCAAAAACTCGTTCCTCAATGAAATCACGCGTCAGTACGTGGTCACGGCACGCGCCAAAGGCCTGAGCGAGCGGCGCGTGCTCTACTGCCATGTGTTTCGCAACGCCATGCTGCTGGTGATCTCCGGGATCCCCCAGGCGTTTATCAGTGTGTTCTTCGCCGGCTCGCTGCTGATCGAGGTGATCTTCTCCCTCGACGGTCTGGGCCGCATGAGCTACGAAGCGGCGGTGTCGCGGGACTATCCGGTGGTGTTTGGTTCGCTGTTTATCTTCACCCTGTTTGGCCTGCTGATAAAACTGATCGGCGACCTCTGCTACACCCTGGTGGACCCGCGTATCGACTTCGCCGCGAGGAACGCCTGA
- a CDS encoding ABC transporter ATP-binding protein has translation MTDNLIEIRDLCVAFSGQTVVRNLSLDVRPGECLALVGESGSGKSVTAHSILQLLPQAGTVTTGWVRYRGQELIGAEAGTLQKLRGNRIAMIFQEPMTSLNPLHSIEKQIGETLLLHKGLGGKAAQARILELLDLVGIRAPQERLKTYPHQLSGGQRQRVMIAMALACEPELLIADEPTTALDVTVQRKILLLLKSLQQRLGMSLLLISHDLNLVRSIAQRVCVMQAGEIVEQADCQTLFNAPQHPYSRLLLDAEPVGTALCQDQRETVLQVAGLSVRFPIGGGLFRRKQYLQAVDGISLDLQRGKTLGIVGESGSGKSTLGQAILRLLDSSGSIRFQGEALDNLSQKQMRPWRKQMQVVFQDPYGSLSPRMSVQQIISEGLEVHAPCSPQECDAQVIKVLQDVGLDPASRHRYPHEFSGGQRQRIAIARALVLRPALMLLDEPTSALDRTVQKQVVALLRELQEKYALTYLFISHDLAVVRAMAHDMIVIKDGQVVERGPCADVFAAPQHPYTQELLAAAHAPL, from the coding sequence ATGACTGACAACCTGATCGAGATCCGCGACCTGTGCGTCGCCTTCAGCGGCCAGACCGTGGTGCGCAACCTGAGCCTGGATGTGCGCCCCGGCGAGTGCCTGGCACTGGTGGGCGAGTCGGGCTCGGGCAAGTCGGTGACCGCCCATTCGATCCTGCAACTGCTGCCCCAGGCCGGCACCGTTACCACAGGGTGGGTGCGCTATCGCGGCCAGGAGCTGATCGGCGCCGAGGCCGGCACCCTGCAAAAGCTGCGCGGCAACCGCATCGCGATGATCTTCCAGGAGCCGATGACCTCCCTCAATCCCTTGCACAGCATCGAAAAGCAGATCGGCGAAACCCTGCTGCTGCACAAGGGCCTGGGCGGCAAGGCGGCGCAGGCACGCATCCTCGAACTGCTGGACCTGGTGGGCATTCGCGCCCCCCAGGAACGCCTCAAGACCTACCCCCACCAGTTGTCGGGTGGCCAGCGCCAGCGGGTGATGATCGCCATGGCTCTGGCCTGCGAACCGGAACTGCTGATCGCCGATGAGCCGACCACCGCCCTGGATGTGACGGTGCAGCGCAAGATTCTGCTGCTGCTCAAATCCTTGCAGCAACGCCTGGGCATGTCGCTGCTGCTGATCAGCCACGACCTCAACCTGGTGCGCAGCATTGCCCAGCGCGTGTGCGTGATGCAGGCCGGGGAAATTGTCGAGCAGGCCGACTGCCAAACCCTGTTCAATGCCCCGCAACATCCCTACAGCCGCCTGCTGCTGGATGCCGAACCGGTCGGTACCGCGCTGTGCCAGGATCAGCGCGAGACGGTGTTGCAGGTCGCCGGCCTGAGTGTGCGCTTCCCCATCGGTGGCGGGCTGTTCCGGCGCAAGCAGTACCTGCAGGCGGTGGACGGCATCAGCCTGGACCTGCAACGGGGCAAGACCCTGGGAATCGTCGGCGAGTCCGGCTCCGGCAAGTCCACCCTGGGCCAGGCGATCCTGCGTCTGCTCGACTCCAGCGGCAGCATCCGCTTCCAGGGCGAGGCCCTCGACAACCTCAGCCAGAAACAGATGCGCCCGTGGCGCAAGCAGATGCAGGTGGTATTCCAGGACCCCTACGGCAGCCTCAGCCCGCGCATGTCGGTACAGCAGATCATCAGCGAAGGCCTGGAAGTACACGCGCCATGCAGCCCACAGGAGTGTGACGCCCAGGTGATCAAAGTGCTGCAGGATGTGGGGCTCGACCCGGCCAGCCGTCACCGCTACCCCCACGAATTTTCCGGCGGCCAGCGCCAACGCATCGCCATCGCCCGCGCCCTGGTGCTGCGCCCGGCCTTGATGCTGCTGGACGAGCCGACTTCGGCCCTGGACCGCACCGTGCAAAAACAAGTGGTGGCGCTGCTGCGTGAACTGCAGGAAAAATACGCCCTGACCTACCTGTTTATCAGCCATGACCTGGCCGTGGTACGGGCCATGGCCCACGATATGATCGTGATCAAGGATGGCCAGGTGGTTGAGCGCGGGCCATGCGCTGACGTCTTTGCCGCGCCACAGCACCCCTACACTCAAGAGCTGCTTGCTGCCGCGCACGCTCCCCTGTAG
- a CDS encoding peptidylprolyl isomerase, with amino-acid sequence MAKATARHILVATEDKCNELKVQIEGGADFAVVAKANSSCPSSRDGGNLGSFGPGQMVKEFDAVVFSAPVNTVQGPVKTQFGYHLLEVTSRQD; translated from the coding sequence ATGGCCAAAGCCACCGCCCGTCACATCCTGGTTGCCACCGAAGACAAGTGCAACGAACTGAAAGTCCAGATCGAAGGCGGCGCTGATTTCGCAGTAGTCGCCAAAGCCAACTCCAGCTGCCCATCGAGCCGCGACGGCGGCAACCTGGGTTCGTTCGGTCCTGGCCAGATGGTCAAGGAATTCGACGCGGTCGTATTCAGCGCACCGGTCAATACCGTGCAAGGCCCAGTGAAAACCCAGTTCGGTTATCACCTGCTGGAAGTGACCAGCCGCCAGGACTGA
- a CDS encoding 3-deoxy-7-phosphoheptulonate synthase, whose translation MNSSIAALPVTTLSSANEALTQRLPSALELKHQLPLSPFLTEQVNAHRQAIRAILNGQDSRLLVIVGPCSIHDPESAMEYARNLKKLANDVSDQMLLVIRAYVEKPRTTIGWKGLAYDPHLDGSDDMAAGLTLSRELMREMLRLGLPVATELLQPMAAGYFDDVLSWVAIGARTTESQIHREMASGLGMPVGFKNGTDGGVAIACDAMRSAAHPHRHFGVDSQGHPAIIQTPGNADTHLVLRGGHRGPNYDRQSVAQVKTDLAKSKVATRIMVDCSHANSGKDPMRQPAVFNDVLEQRLQGDTSLIGMMLESHLFEGCQPLSPSMRYGVSVTDGCLGWDGTEQLLREAAARLRDQA comes from the coding sequence ATGAACTCCTCTATCGCCGCACTGCCCGTTACCACCCTGTCCAGCGCCAATGAAGCGCTGACCCAGCGTTTGCCCAGCGCCCTTGAGCTCAAGCACCAATTGCCCCTGAGCCCGTTCCTGACCGAGCAAGTCAACGCTCATCGCCAGGCCATCCGCGCGATTCTCAATGGTCAAGACTCCCGCCTGCTCGTCATCGTCGGCCCCTGCTCGATCCATGATCCCGAATCCGCCATGGAATACGCGCGCAATCTGAAGAAGCTGGCCAATGACGTCAGTGACCAGATGCTGCTGGTGATCCGCGCCTACGTCGAAAAACCGCGCACCACCATCGGCTGGAAAGGCCTGGCCTACGACCCGCACCTGGATGGCAGCGATGACATGGCCGCCGGCCTCACGCTGTCGCGGGAACTGATGCGCGAAATGCTGCGCCTGGGCCTGCCGGTCGCCACCGAACTGTTGCAACCGATGGCCGCCGGCTACTTCGACGATGTGCTCAGTTGGGTGGCCATTGGCGCCCGCACCACCGAATCGCAGATCCACCGGGAAATGGCCAGCGGCCTGGGCATGCCCGTCGGCTTCAAGAACGGTACCGACGGCGGCGTAGCCATCGCCTGTGACGCCATGCGTTCGGCGGCCCACCCGCACCGCCACTTCGGCGTCGACAGCCAGGGCCATCCGGCGATCATCCAGACCCCGGGCAACGCCGACACCCACCTGGTGTTGCGCGGCGGCCACCGTGGCCCGAACTACGATCGCCAGAGCGTGGCCCAAGTCAAGACCGACCTGGCCAAAAGCAAAGTGGCCACGCGGATCATGGTCGATTGCAGCCACGCCAACAGCGGCAAGGACCCGATGCGCCAACCGGCGGTATTCAATGACGTGCTGGAGCAACGCTTGCAGGGCGACACCTCGCTGATCGGCATGATGCTGGAGAGTCATTTGTTCGAAGGCTGCCAGCCCCTCAGCCCGTCGATGCGCTACGGCGTCTCGGTGACCGACGGCTGCCTGGGTTGGGACGGGACTGAGCAGTTGCTGCGTGAAGCAGCCGCACGTCTGCGCGATCAAGCCTGA
- a CDS encoding extracellular solute-binding protein, translating to MRLDFLTFVGSTLALLLASTASFAAPQHALTVYGEPAKYPAGFSHFDYVNPDAPKGGSLKRSALEVGRFDHVLPYIDKGIGVSQLDGWVYSPLAYRSLDEPYTVYGLVAQKMERAEDGLYLRFFLNPKARFADGKPITAEDVRYSYNLLMTQGSLRFRTLFADVKHVEVEGPLQVRFDFASNENRTLPLDLATLPVFPEHWWKSRDFANGGGYEAPLGSGPYKVSKINAGSTITFQRDPDWWGKDLPVSRGLYNFDRLSLEYFGDTEVARQVLRGGAYDFNREFSATGYSIGYNGPALDDGRLQRAHLAKHAPQTAQGYVFNVQKPMFQDRRVRQALAMLWDFEWANRQMMRNLYIRQQSYFSNSPLAATQLPDAQELAILEPLRGQIPDEVFTQVFKAPTTDGSGMIRDKQLQALALLEDAGWTPKGDKLVNAAGEPLEFTFLNVQNGLERLLLPYKRNLAQIGITLNIRRIDSSQYVNRLMTRDYDMIVTGFPVTTSPGMELYNYFGSSSAFDPGSNNYIVLQNPAVDTLVTGLVRATTQAQMLSYAHALDRVLQWNYYWIPNYYPPGTSAAWWNRFGRPAIEASNDEALESWWEVSPTPLTNEQMKAELSKPRGAH from the coding sequence ATGCGACTGGATTTCCTCACGTTCGTTGGCTCTACCCTGGCCCTGCTGCTGGCGAGTACCGCCTCGTTCGCAGCCCCGCAACATGCATTGACCGTCTACGGCGAGCCAGCCAAGTACCCTGCCGGCTTCAGCCATTTTGACTATGTAAACCCCGACGCCCCCAAGGGCGGCAGCCTCAAGCGCTCGGCCCTCGAGGTCGGTCGCTTCGACCATGTGCTGCCGTATATCGACAAAGGCATCGGCGTCAGCCAGTTGGACGGCTGGGTGTATTCGCCCCTGGCCTACCGCTCACTGGATGAACCCTATACCGTCTACGGCCTGGTCGCGCAAAAGATGGAGCGCGCCGAGGACGGCCTGTACCTGCGATTTTTCCTCAACCCCAAGGCACGTTTTGCCGACGGCAAGCCGATCACCGCAGAAGATGTGCGCTACAGCTACAACCTGCTGATGACCCAGGGCAGCCTGCGCTTTCGCACACTGTTTGCCGACGTCAAGCACGTCGAGGTCGAAGGCCCGCTGCAAGTGCGCTTTGACTTCGCCAGCAATGAAAACCGCACCCTGCCCCTGGATCTCGCGACCCTGCCGGTGTTCCCCGAGCATTGGTGGAAGAGCCGCGACTTTGCCAATGGTGGCGGCTATGAAGCGCCTCTGGGCAGCGGCCCGTACAAGGTCAGCAAAATCAATGCCGGCAGTACCATCACCTTCCAGCGCGATCCCGACTGGTGGGGCAAGGACTTGCCCGTCAGCCGCGGCCTGTACAACTTCGACCGCCTGAGTCTGGAGTACTTCGGCGATACCGAAGTCGCGCGCCAGGTCCTGCGCGGCGGTGCCTACGACTTCAATCGCGAGTTCTCCGCCACCGGCTATTCCATCGGCTACAACGGCCCGGCCCTGGACGATGGCCGCCTGCAACGCGCGCACCTGGCCAAACACGCCCCGCAAACAGCCCAGGGCTATGTGTTCAATGTGCAAAAACCGATGTTCCAGGACCGCCGCGTGCGCCAGGCCCTGGCCATGCTCTGGGATTTCGAGTGGGCCAACCGGCAGATGATGCGCAACCTGTATATCCGCCAGCAAAGCTACTTTTCCAACAGCCCACTGGCCGCCACTCAATTGCCCGACGCCCAGGAGCTGGCGATTCTCGAGCCCCTGCGCGGGCAGATCCCCGACGAAGTCTTTACCCAGGTGTTCAAGGCGCCGACCACCGACGGCAGCGGCATGATCCGCGACAAGCAGCTACAAGCCCTGGCCCTGCTGGAAGACGCCGGCTGGACGCCCAAGGGCGACAAACTGGTGAATGCCGCCGGCGAGCCCCTGGAGTTCACCTTCCTCAATGTGCAAAACGGCCTGGAACGCCTGCTGCTGCCCTATAAACGCAACCTGGCGCAGATCGGCATCACCCTCAACATCCGGCGCATCGACTCGTCCCAGTACGTCAACCGCCTGATGACCCGGGACTACGACATGATCGTCACCGGCTTCCCGGTCACCACCTCGCCGGGCATGGAGCTGTACAACTACTTCGGTTCGTCGTCGGCGTTCGACCCGGGCAGCAACAACTACATCGTCCTGCAAAACCCGGCGGTCGATACCCTGGTCACCGGCCTGGTACGCGCCACCACCCAGGCACAGATGCTCAGCTACGCCCATGCCCTGGACCGGGTGCTGCAATGGAATTACTACTGGATCCCCAATTACTACCCGCCCGGCACCTCGGCCGCGTGGTGGAACCGCTTCGGTCGCCCGGCCATCGAGGCCAGCAACGACGAAGCACTGGAATCGTGGTGGGAAGTCAGCCCCACGCCACTGACCAATGAGCAGATGAAAGCCGAACTGAGCAAGCCGCGAGGTGCCCACTGA
- a CDS encoding GntP family permease, with the protein MSVIIALAALALLMLAAYRGYSVILFAPIAALGAVLLTDPSAVAPAFTGVFMEKMVGFIKLYFPVFLLGAVFGKLIELSGFSRSIVAAAIRLLGTRQAMLVIVLVCALLTYGGVSLFVVVFAVYPFAAEMFRQSNIPKRLIPATIALGAFSFTMDALPGTPQIQNIIPSTFFNTTAWAAPWLGVIGTIFVFCAGMLYLARQRNKAQRAGEGYGTDLRNEPETAEDLSLPNPWIALSPLILVGVMNLLFTHWIPQWYGKTHSLALPGMSAPVTTEIAKLTAIWAVQAALLVGIIMVLVFGFQAIKSKLAEGSKSAVSGALLAAMNTASEYGFGAVIASLPGFLVLADWLKGIPNPLVNEAITVTLLAGITGSASGGMSIALAAMSESFISAAHAANIPLEVLHRVAAMASGGMDTLPHNGAVITLLAVTGLTHREAYKDIFGITIIKTLAVFVVIGTFYATGIV; encoded by the coding sequence ATGAGTGTGATCATTGCCCTGGCGGCGCTCGCGCTGCTGATGCTGGCTGCCTACCGTGGCTATAGCGTCATCCTGTTTGCCCCTATCGCCGCCCTCGGCGCGGTGTTGCTCACTGACCCTTCCGCCGTTGCCCCAGCCTTTACTGGGGTGTTCATGGAAAAAATGGTCGGCTTTATCAAACTGTATTTCCCGGTGTTCCTGCTCGGCGCGGTGTTCGGCAAGCTGATCGAGCTGTCGGGCTTTTCGCGCTCGATTGTCGCGGCCGCCATCCGCTTGCTCGGCACCCGCCAGGCGATGCTGGTGATCGTGCTGGTGTGTGCCTTGCTGACCTACGGCGGCGTGTCGCTGTTTGTGGTGGTGTTTGCGGTGTACCCGTTCGCCGCCGAGATGTTCCGCCAGAGCAATATCCCCAAGCGCCTGATCCCGGCGACCATTGCCCTGGGCGCGTTCTCGTTCACCATGGACGCCCTGCCCGGCACGCCGCAGATTCAGAACATCATCCCCAGCACCTTCTTCAACACCACCGCCTGGGCCGCGCCCTGGCTGGGCGTGATCGGCACGATCTTTGTGTTCTGCGCCGGCATGCTGTACCTGGCGCGCCAGCGCAACAAGGCCCAGCGTGCCGGTGAAGGCTATGGCACCGACTTGCGCAACGAGCCGGAAACCGCCGAAGACCTGAGCCTGCCCAACCCGTGGATCGCCCTGTCGCCGCTGATTCTGGTGGGGGTGATGAACCTGCTGTTCACCCACTGGATCCCGCAGTGGTACGGCAAGACCCACAGCCTCGCCCTGCCGGGCATGAGCGCACCGGTGACCACCGAAATCGCCAAGCTCACCGCGATCTGGGCGGTGCAGGCGGCCTTGCTGGTGGGGATCATCATGGTCCTGGTGTTCGGCTTCCAGGCGATCAAGAGCAAGCTGGCCGAAGGCAGTAAAAGCGCAGTCAGCGGCGCGCTGCTGGCGGCGATGAACACCGCTTCGGAATACGGCTTCGGCGCGGTCATCGCCTCGTTGCCAGGCTTCCTGGTGCTGGCGGACTGGCTCAAGGGCATCCCCAACCCGCTGGTCAACGAAGCGATTACCGTGACCCTGCTGGCCGGCATCACCGGCTCGGCGTCCGGCGGCATGAGCATCGCCCTGGCGGCCATGTCCGAGAGCTTTATTTCCGCGGCCCATGCCGCCAATATCCCTCTGGAAGTGCTGCACCGGGTCGCGGCCATGGCCAGCGGCGGCATGGACACCCTGCCGCACAACGGCGCGGTCATTACCCTGTTGGCGGTCACCGGGCTGACCCACCGCGAAGCCTACAAGGATATTTTCGGCATCACGATCATCAAGACCCTCGCGGTGTTCGTGGTGATCGGTACTTTCTACGCCACCGGTATTGTGTGA
- a CDS encoding sigma-54 interaction domain-containing protein — MNTTESLKDYPHVRGLAIQSLFEIIEQSSEGTVIVDRDANIVWMNERYAKRFGLKSADQAIGQPCERVISNSLLRQVVRSDQPILLDIQDTPKGPLVVMRLPIHDDAGKVIGAIGFALFDELRNLSPMIERYLSMQQELASTRSLLRSRQSKYNFAHFIGTSAASLEVKRRARRSASAESPVLLLGETGTGKELLAQAIHGASPRANKAFVSINSAAIPHDLLEAEFFGTAPGAFTGADRKGRPGKLQIAQGGTLFLDEIGDMPLPLQSKLLRVLQEKEFEPVGSNEMIHSDVRVIAATSNDLEAAIKRGEFRADLYYRLNVLPIQVPPLRERLDDIPALSEAILEELRSQHELDREALALLARHAWPGNIRELRNVLERAALLSDDLVLDAQEIRAAIGTFSPVERSAVAPVEVETFSVARERFDRQLIGAALRQCGGNVIEAAKQLGLGRSTLYKKMVALGIEQSQ, encoded by the coding sequence ATGAACACCACCGAAAGCCTCAAGGACTACCCGCACGTTCGCGGCCTGGCGATCCAGTCCCTGTTCGAGATCATCGAGCAGTCCAGCGAAGGCACGGTGATTGTCGACCGCGACGCCAACATCGTGTGGATGAACGAGCGCTACGCCAAGCGCTTCGGCCTGAAAAGCGCCGACCAGGCCATCGGCCAACCTTGCGAGCGGGTGATCTCCAACAGCCTGTTACGCCAGGTGGTGCGCAGTGACCAGCCGATCCTCCTGGATATCCAGGACACGCCCAAAGGCCCGTTGGTGGTGATGCGCCTGCCGATCCACGACGATGCCGGCAAGGTCATCGGCGCCATCGGCTTTGCCCTGTTCGATGAGTTGCGCAACCTCTCGCCGATGATCGAGCGCTACCTGAGCATGCAACAGGAACTGGCTTCGACCCGCTCGCTGCTGCGTTCACGCCAGAGCAAGTACAACTTCGCACACTTTATCGGCACCAGCGCTGCCAGCCTCGAGGTCAAGCGCCGGGCGCGGCGCAGCGCGAGTGCCGAGTCGCCGGTGTTGCTGCTGGGCGAGACCGGCACCGGCAAGGAGCTGCTGGCCCAGGCCATCCATGGTGCGTCACCCCGAGCCAATAAAGCGTTTGTCAGCATCAACAGCGCCGCCATCCCCCATGACCTTCTGGAAGCCGAGTTCTTCGGCACCGCGCCCGGCGCCTTCACCGGCGCCGACCGCAAGGGCCGCCCCGGCAAATTGCAAATCGCCCAGGGCGGGACGTTGTTCCTCGATGAAATCGGCGACATGCCATTGCCCCTGCAAAGCAAACTGCTGCGGGTGCTGCAGGAGAAAGAATTTGAGCCGGTGGGCTCCAACGAGATGATCCACAGCGACGTGCGGGTGATTGCCGCGACCTCCAACGACCTGGAAGCGGCGATCAAGCGTGGCGAGTTTCGCGCCGACTTGTATTACCGCCTCAACGTGTTGCCGATCCAAGTCCCGCCCCTGCGCGAACGCCTGGACGATATCCCGGCGTTGAGTGAAGCAATCCTCGAAGAACTGCGCAGCCAGCATGAACTGGACCGCGAAGCCCTGGCACTGCTGGCCCGGCATGCCTGGCCGGGGAATATCCGCGAGCTGCGCAACGTGCTGGAGCGCGCCGCGTTGCTCAGTGATGACCTGGTGTTGGATGCGCAGGAGATTCGTGCGGCGATCGGCACCTTCAGCCCGGTGGAGCGTAGCGCTGTGGCGCCCGTAGAGGTCGAAACCTTCAGCGTGGCGCGGGAGCGGTTTGACCGGCAGTTGATTGGTGCAGCGTTGCGCCAATGCGGGGGCAATGTGATCGAGGCCGCCAAGCAATTGGGGCTCGGGCGTTCGACGCTGTACAAGAAGATGGTGGCGCTGGGCATCGAGCAATCTCAATAA
- a CDS encoding 3-hydroxybutyrate dehydrogenase, with the protein MTTLNGKTALVTGSTSGIGLGIALSLAKAGANLILNGFGDASAVIAQVQAFGGKVGHHPADVSDPAQIAEMVAYAEREFGGIDILVNNAGIQHVAAVEDFPVERWDSIIAINLSSVFHSTRLSLPGMKTKGWGRIVNIASVHGQVGSVGKAAYVAAKHGVIGLTKVVGLETATSNVTCNAICPGWVLTPLVQKQIDDRIAAGVDPQQAQHDLLAEKQPSLEFVTPPQLGELVLFLCSEAGSQVRGAAWNIDGGWLAQ; encoded by the coding sequence ATGACGACATTGAACGGCAAGACCGCCCTGGTCACCGGCTCCACCAGCGGCATCGGCCTGGGGATTGCCCTGAGCCTGGCCAAGGCCGGCGCCAATCTGATCCTCAATGGGTTCGGCGATGCCAGCGCGGTGATCGCCCAGGTGCAGGCCTTCGGCGGCAAAGTCGGCCATCACCCGGCGGATGTCAGCGACCCGGCGCAAATCGCCGAGATGGTCGCCTACGCCGAGCGCGAGTTCGGCGGCATCGACATCCTGGTGAACAACGCGGGCATTCAGCATGTGGCGGCAGTGGAAGACTTCCCGGTGGAGCGCTGGGACTCGATCATCGCGATCAACCTGTCGTCGGTGTTCCACAGCACGCGCCTGAGCCTGCCGGGCATGAAGACCAAGGGCTGGGGACGGATCGTCAATATCGCCTCGGTACACGGCCAGGTCGGCTCGGTCGGCAAGGCCGCGTACGTAGCGGCCAAGCACGGGGTGATCGGCCTGACCAAAGTGGTCGGCCTGGAAACCGCCACCAGCAATGTGACCTGCAATGCCATCTGCCCCGGCTGGGTCCTGACCCCGCTGGTGCAAAAGCAGATCGACGATCGCATTGCTGCAGGCGTAGACCCGCAACAGGCCCAGCATGATCTGCTGGCCGAGAAGCAGCCCTCCCTGGAGTTCGTTACCCCACCGCAACTGGGTGAACTGGTACTGTTCCTGTGCAGTGAAGCCGGCAGCCAGGTGCGTGGCGCGGCGTGGAATATTGATGGTGGGTGGTTGGCCCAGTAA